Proteins from one Astatotilapia calliptera chromosome 8, fAstCal1.2, whole genome shotgun sequence genomic window:
- the LOC113027815 gene encoding galanin receptor type 2, with amino-acid sequence MNDSVSNFSTWKAESALVCVGFAVIFLLGTVGNSLVLAVLFRSGQMNTKTTNLFILNLAIADLCFIVFCVPFQATIYTLDEWVFGPAVCKVVHFIIFLTMYASIFTLTAVSLDRYLAICYPLRSREMRTPKNALTSIGLLWALALVFSGPYLSYFSQMDLAGTVVCIPTWESKPRIIMDMCTFVFGYLVPVLVLGLTYARTIRYLWTSVGPLKDMSESRRAKWKVSKMIIIVAALFCLCWLPHHLVILCMWVGRFPLNYTTYVLRILSHFVAYANSCLNPIVYALVSKHFRKGFRKVFSCSLKRREVNKVHVQAVNMVSSIDVSN; translated from the exons ATGAATGACTCTGTGTCCAATTTCTCCACTTGGAAAGCGGAGTCTGCGCTCGTTTGCGTGGGATTCGCCGTCATCTTCCTGCTCGGCACGGTGGGGAACTCTCTGGTGCTCGCGGTCCTGTTTCGCAGCGGGCAGATGAACACCAAAACCACCAACCTGTTCATCCTCAACCTGGCCATCGCGGATCTGTGCTTCATCGTGTTCTGTGTGCCCTTCCAGGCCACTATCTACACTCTGGATGAGTGGGTGTTCGGACCTGCAGTCTGCAAAGTGGTGCACTTCATCATCTTCCTCACCATGTACGCGAGCATCTTCACCCTGACAGCCGTGTCCCTGGACAG GTATTTAGCCATTTGCTACCCGCTCCGCTCCCGAGAGATGAGGACGCCAAAGAACGCACTCACCTCCATCGGCCTCCTCTGGGCCCTGGCCTTGGTTTTCTCTGGACCGTATCTCAGCTACTTCTCACAGATGGACCTGGCTGGCACTGTTGTGTGCATTCCTACATGGGAGTCCAAACCTCGCATCATAATGGATATGTGCACGTTTGTCTTCGGCTACCTCGTTCCCGTGCTGGTGCTCGGCCTCACCTACGCCCGCACCATCCGATACCTGTGGACCAGCGTGGGCCCCTTGAAGGACATGTCCGAGTCGAGGCGGGCCAAGTGGAAAGTCTCCAAGATGATCATCATAGTCGCTGCTCTCTTCTGCCTTTGCTGGCTTCCCCATCACCTGGTAATCCTCTGCATGTGGGTGGGCCGATTCCCGCTCAACTACACCACCTATGTCCTCCGCATCCTCTCACACTTTGTGGCCTACGCCAACTCCTGTCTCAACCCCATCGTCTACGCCCTCGTGTCAAAGCATTTCCGCAAAGGCTTCAGGAAGGTGTTCAGCTGCTCGCTGAAGAGGAGGGAGGTGAATAAGGTGCATGTTCAGGCAGTGAACATGGTCAGCAGCATCGATGTGTCCAATTAA